The following nucleotide sequence is from Pristiophorus japonicus isolate sPriJap1 chromosome 12, sPriJap1.hap1, whole genome shotgun sequence.
TTCAATGCCTCTCCCTTTGCGCTGCACCCCTGGCACAGAGCCTAAAATGTTGAAAGTTGAGCAATTAATCGCTAACGTTAATTGGGCGGTAAATTTCCTGTCCCGCGTCTGTTTTCTTCCTGAAAACGGAAAGCCAAAGATCCAGCacatatagcacatttcacaaccacagaacatcccaaagcactttacagacaattaagtatttttgaagtgtggtcgatGTTGTAATGCCAGAATCACAGGCTGtatgggataaattgtaagagttgcaaataggtgctcagaattatgctgaagatagtgaacttatcagtcttaggagggtctgtataattgtctatgtatgtaatacttgcttatgtaggtatagcacaaatgtataatgcattAAACTGAATCTGTAATCTCTAATACTTAAAcatcaaaatcagcagttgttgatcagaaatctttgaggaagagataaggaagccagtttagtcaTCTATTATACTGTGGTatagtgcaagtcatggaacaacaccacagaagatgggcaattgcatataccactcagagacagtttgataagagtcgacaaatcaatgtaacttcgctgatcggTCTAATTCtaatcgaggattttgtaggagggtgctcctctccaaaacctgtataaattgtacttgaaacctcatgTATTTGGGAGGTTCCACAACTGAATCTTCCCGTGCATTGgttgtaataaaaccggtaaacccgaGGTTGCGTTTGTTTACTTCTGTgatcgttatacagtgggaagctgggcgaggtgttgattatctatatcagttagtccaccttgagggagagaagcctcctttgtacccctacacagacggagcctcggtttaacatcttatccataagatggcacctctgacagtgcagcactctttcagtactgcactggaagtgttggcctggattacaagtacccccaggtcccgctgcaataCAGCcagaactgggggtacttgtgcatgaaacataaaaggttagtatgcaggtacagcaagtgatcaggaaggccaatggaatcttggcctttattgcaaaggggataaaagcagggaagtcttgctacagttatacagggtattagtgaggccacacctggaatactgtgtgcagttttggtttccatgtttacaaaaggatatacttgctttggaggcagttcagagaaggttcactaggttgattcctgagatgagtgggttgacggataaggaaaggttgagtaggctgggcctctactcattgggaggtgatcttattgaaatatataaggttACGAGggaccttgacaaggtggatgcaaagaggatgtttccgccaataggggagactagaactcgagggcataatctaagaatatttaaaactgtgatgagatgaaatttcttctctcagacgttgtggatctgtggaattcgctgcctcagagacttgcagaagctgggatattgaataaatttaagacagaaatagagtgttaaacgataagggaataagggattatggagagcgggcagagaagtggatctgagtcaatgattagatcagccatgatcgtattaaatgacagagcaggctcaaggggctgtatggccttctcatgctcctatttcttatgttcttatgttccctgctcAACTCACTGGAGTGGGACATGATCCCATGACCTTCTGTCTCCGAGGCGTGTtatcattgagccacggctgatgtgTTGGGCCTCTGTTATGTATAGTCTTCCACAGCGCGCCTATATCATCAAGAGAGAGATCCTGGACTCCCCATGAACAACACCAGGAGAGATCGACTTGTATAATATATAAAACTACTCTTTGAATCGAGCCCGGGCAGAGCGTTCCAATCCCCGGGCAGAGCGTTCCAATCCCCGGGCAGAGTGGCCAACTCTGCTTAGGACATATTCCTCCAACCCTCCCACTGACATGTCCATCCTGGGGGCACCctgcctgtggtgtatgtagcacacaaatcactgactccacacggcctggtgttgatataactgtttattgtgtaactccagattgCCTCTCAGGTGTGACGGGCAGCCTTTTATacgctgtcttgcaggtactttcaggtctcccaccacagcgccctctgtggcacaccattgtacttatacgtttaatgtacctggacaatacagaaCATCTCGCTGCCCCACCCCCagatccaaaagccattgccggtgacctcggcgttgttcgtcctggttgatttgtgagtatgagtccatgaccatccatttccctcttctcccccatgtggaggacccggtgcaagtatgtggtatttacagtccttacatgggtgataaggtacacgagcataacgtccaacagaaagcaggtatatatagacggtacatttgtatggtacatatgatatgtggtacagatgttatgtcaaaaagtTGTGGGTACACTGaagagttatttaatcccagctcctctgggtgaggtacggtggcagtacaccgcccctttttgcccaaggtaatgagctgcgctgagacagggtatcgcaactggtgcattgcctctgttctcatgaagtagtcgccttagcagccgctgaaccattgcataaatcgaaaatcgcattagcccatcttgagctcgctggcaaagaacagaagggacaaggaagaaaggaagggaaaaaaacagcctagagcaacccatcttggtagaagtggctccctggactcagTCAGTCACAGTCCCCATGAGTCCCTTCGTACTCGCTGCCGCATCCGCtgctctggctcgcgttctcctGAGTCACACCAGCCACTGCCGCTGCTCCCACCGTTGTCTCCGCACttgccgcccctcctgcggccgccgtgtctgccaccatcgcagccgctgccgccgcccgactttaCCTCTGCGTTGGTCCCCCAGATccgccggccatcgatggacctcccgctcatcgcccgcagcgccccgccggcccgcaccccagcaatcggcctgcacctgcaaacttgctcttccagggtctgcttgtctgtggaggctgaggaatTGCTTGAGGACAGGAGTTCTTGGCTGCTGTCACCtctgtgtggatttaggctgcagctccagctcggtcggcgctgctctttgggaacccgggggacagtggtctgtggaggaatgaagtcttcctagctctcacggacctttcccatccatcttctgccgagaagcgtcggcccatcgcctgcaatgacccacaaaggtaaacagtgcgtctcgcccccgtagatacctgcacatccgctctgccaagaacaggcatcagttccttggtgtaggtacacagctttcccatgaccgggaccagcttgggtcgtggctGGGTTGACCCATAGTTTATTGAAAGTTCTGTGACGCAGCAACAATGGACCCGATCccatatccactgccatactcactgggactccgtcaatttttacttccattatcagggGGGGGGACGAATCATCgatacacgtatacagtcccaacacctcatcatcttctgcctgctcctcgctgaacagtggatcatccaccatctcctcagccacatggcgagtcggatttcttttacacatacgctgaaggtggcctttcaggtggcaggtattgcacgtgtactctgcaaacctgcaccggtgagccccatggcttcctccgcagcatcAGCATGGTGCGGCTTGATTAACcctcctcagcagactctgagttccaggaccccgaggtccgtgctctctgccccgggcagaaccacgttctgcagttttgtctgtggtgggtgctatcctgtggacagtgcctgtcgagttcgagactgtgtggatcatttacttagtgctgcaagtcgaggtcatatatgcccggctgatggtgatggcttttgtcagggtgactgtgggttcgtggctagcagcttgtgaaggaggccctaatggccaatccccataacaaaaacgtcccgcaaagccttgtcaaggtgtgcaccaaaatcaTACGGTGCTGCAAGTCTCCGGAGGCTCGCAGCATATttagtgacatcctggccctcaggtctgcagtgatggtagaatttgtatctggccttgaggatgctctcctttggtttcaactggtcacgaatgagtgcgaccagctcctcatatgacttgtaccTGGCGctggcgggtgccagcaaatccctgacgagacagtaaacctcatcaccacaactggaaagcaatatcgccttacacttctctctcattGGGTCCGTATGTCCCATcatgtcgtttgctgtgaagtagtactcgagcctttccgtaaaggcctcccaatcattgcccacggtaaaatcctttagcgagcctagAGTAGCCATCGTTGCGTGGTGTGCGTCTGCGCCTCGTTGGCaacgtggtgtatgtagcacacaaatcactgactctacacaggctggtgttgatataactgctgtgaccttagtcctttattgtgtaactcgagtgcctctcaggtgtggtaggTAGCCTTttgtactctgtcttgcaggtctcccaccacagcgccctctgtggcacaccattgtacttatacatttaatgtacctggacaatacataacaccgcCTTCCGACCCCGATTGGAGAACGGACTCTTCCTTACCCACGCAGGTGATTTTTGACGCCCAATCAGTCAGACAACCTTTTTAATCCcttctccaatatttttatcaATAAACAGAAGTGCCCAGAGAAAATGAAAAAGGCAATTTATTTTAATGCCCATGATTTTTCTGCTTGCAACAGTTTCCTGAAGATTTATCTATCTTGTTTTTCACTCTGTGACCTAGTGGGGTCTAGGAAGTAGagattgtggggtggggggtggggtggggggtggggggttggtggccTCCTCTCCTCAGTTGCACTTTCCAGATGGGGTATCTGGatggtgatcagaagcaggaatctTTAGTTAATTTGCCTCGCCCTACCCAAGGGTTAGAGGCTGACTCCATTCCCCCACACCGCTCCCCTTGCTGAGATTGACTAACACTAAGCAAACCAAGCATCAAACCTAGGATATCCTGTTCTGTTGGCATCAGTACCACATGAGGCAGTGCATGGAGATCAGGCATCGAATTTCTTCAGGGGGTAGCTCTTCTGCCGGAGTCAGAAgatcatgtgttcaaatcccactccagagacaggaGCACAAAATCCAAACCAGttgagtactgaaggagcactgcactggcagaggtgttgtctttcggatgggatgtttAACCACGGCTCCACCTGCCGTCTTGtgcggctgtaaaagatcccatgggactagtggaagagcagggcagttatcggtgtgttctggccaatatttatcagaaTGCTACTTGGGCTAAAAAAAAAGTGTTAATTTATAGGAACAGACTGCttagactaggtttgtattccttAAGTAAAGCAGGATAAagtgtgatctaattgaggtgtagaTCATCAAAGGAATTGATcagggaaaaactatttcctctgggagCCCAGAACAAGTTTCATAACACAATAggaacaggccatacggcccctcgagcctgctctgccatttaagaagatcatggctgatatcagactcagctccacttccctacccactctccccataaccctttattcccttatcgctcaaagatctgtctatctgcaccttaaatatattcaatgatccagcctccacagctttctggggtagagaattccatagatttacaatcctcagaataaatgccttctcatctcagttttaaatgggcggccccttattttgagactatgtcctagttttagtttcccccaagtgtggaaatatcctctctatccaccttgttgagccccctcattatcttatatgtttcgataggatcacctcattcttctgaacgtcaacgtgtataggcccaacctatcttcataaaagtaaccccatcatctcaggcatcaaactagtaaaccttctctgaacagcactcaatgcaaatgtatccttccttaaaatgcggagaccaaaactgtacacagcactctagATGAGCCCTCACCATTACAGAGatatagttgcaaggtgaccagtactgaattaaatattcaggggtatttgacaattcggaagggcagacagaaagggAAAAATAAAAGGTGGGGGGGTAGTACTgttaaggatgagatcagtgcattagtgagaaatgatattggctcagaagatcaagatgttcagtttgggtggagataaggaataatggagGAAAAAGTTGCTGTCTATATGCCCCAACAGTAACTAcagtgttggatggagtataaatcaagaaataatggaggcttgtttaaaaaaaaaggcaatAATCATaagtgattttaaacttcatatcgattggacaaagcaaattgaccaaggtaaccttgaggaagagttcatagagtgtatccttgaacagtacattgtagaaccaaccagggagccctgaaaaatttgcttgtgcctgtcaagccaaaggacacgtcgcttaaacagattctaactaagttagaacagcactacagtcctgagcccctggaaattgctgaaatttaTTTTGGAATACAAAAATCAATTACCTGACAAAAGTAtgagtacattgtaacattaaaaaaagctatctattcactgtcatttcagaaactttcagcaccacacattgcatgaccactttgtttgtgggatgaaaaattgtgaaaagaaagttattgacaactcctaacttgactgttactttagtttgtcagacagctatggacatggccaaccaatattcccgagaacttCTGATCATTTCCCATCATTagataaccgaggtgaatcacttgcaggctaaaagtaaaaggcagttgggctccaaggTCTCAGCAAttagcaatggtaacagagcattgaagtcatactatcagtgcctgggacaacactaccttcacatatggacaattttgaggagagagagtgttttttctgcatgaaaactgggcatcttgcacaggcatgccgactgaacagtaaaccaactttcaaggctccaGGTAGAAATCCACTGAGACTACATAGCGTGGTAGAAAAGCAACAAGAGATACACATCAGGAGCACAGTGATTTTGAAAAgtatcatccacgtagatgttgcaggaaccaagatacccatggaaatcgtcactggtgcatccgtgagcatagtaccagaatcactatatctcgacaaattgtgatttcccattggagaaattcaAGGTaaaactgcgaggctactcaggagagagcaTTCCTGTGTTAGATCACATCACcgcactggtgaaatacaaggatcaatttcagagcttgcctctattaataGCAGCAGGGGACAAGGTTGCCTTACtcagaagaaattggttgggatcactgaagctgaattggagagagattgtgttgaaatgagatttgcatcgaaggctgAGGTCACCAAGAaacatccaaaggtgttctgcgaaacaggcactcCGTTTCAAGGagtgtgtcagggtacagaaggacactaagccagtttactgcaagccatgtcctgtaccatatgcacgatGAAAAAGTGGAGCAACAAGGCTAGAGAATGAGAATGTGATCGCCAAGATAgagctatgtaattgggctacacccattgttgtaccaaagtccgatggtaaagtaaggttgtgtggtgattataaaagtaactaaaccaggttctagatggtaatctccccaatacagtcaaatgtagaagatttggtcacaaaactgacaggtggtcagatcttttcaaagttggatcttacaaatgcctacttacaacttgaaccagATGAGTCTAAGTCAtgattataaatactcatttaggcctatatcaatttaatagactaccatttagagtgtcttctgcctctgccatatttcaaggtgtgattaaccagattttgcaaggcattgaaggggtaatatgttatttagatgtcatactaatttcagcaccaaacatgcACATTCATAaaatgttgaatgaagtgctcaaatggctaaaaggagtacgagtgactgctcacaagagagagttatttcaaaactcagagtACTTAGTGTACAAAGAGTAGACCAAGATGGATAGCTGGATGCTATCAGAAATACATCCATGCCCAAGATGGTCACTGAAATTCAataattttggggtcttttgaaccattatgggaagttcctaccaaatccgCTGAACGAATTAAAAACAAAcagaggtccattggaagtggtcacaaGAATGTGactcagcattcaaggagtgtaaaagccaatgggTAGAGAGCACCATTTTAGATCACGGATGTatcaaggagatcaagctagcatgtgacacttcATATGGAGTTAGTACATGAGAAATCACTGCcctctaaaaagggaaggagagaacaattgcttttgcttcacactttGTGTGAGTGAGCATAATTGTGAaaattgaaagggaaactttggcattaatttttggggtcaagaagttccacaaatcctTATACAGTTGTAAGTTTACTATCGTTAGACCACAAGCCCGACAGCAAATCTCCATCCTAatgccccagttccaacattagctgtagcCTGAATGCAAAGatatgctttgattttgtcagcatatacttgatatattgaatacagatgatcagctgatcacagtaatgttgatgctatgaCTAGATTGCCTTGTCAAtcataagttacacccgatagggaagaagtgttccatttttccatacattgatgaactgctggtcacagctgaagagatggtagagcaaccaaatgtgacccagttatatcaaGGGTGTAttattacattgcaaatggctgaccaaaccaggtatcagaaagACATTCatccattcgtaggaatgaattatcagttgataaagattatcTCACattagggtgcaagagtggttctACCAAATAAACTCAGGTCCAAATTTtaaagatcttcatgaccagcactggGGAATATGCTGGACCAAGAGTCCTGCACagatacttatggtggccaggtctagataaagatagagTAAATCATCAGTCAGtacacaacatgtcaattggtaagcaagaaatcaccatctGTACcagtacagccatggaaatggcctcctaggttGTGGCAcatgttacatatcgattttgctgggtTAGaaagacagcaattgttcattgtgattgataaactTTCAAAGTGGGTAGATGTGTTTCTGATGCGGAACACAAGTAAAAAccaagacattttgcgaagattattttcttcatttggcctccaagAATTAgtttgataatggaccacaattttggtgaataatttgcacagttcatgagcaaaaatggagaGACATATTAAGGTTTCACTATCATCCCGCTTCAAATAGCGCAGCAGAGcaaagtacaaattgtaaaatgtgccctcagatgttggatccaaatgcaAAACAGTAatgattggaccacaaattggatgattttctaattatgtattgtaatactcctcatacaacaactGGTGGAACTCTGCTAGTGTTCTCTCAAACAGCCACAAAGCAGATTCTTATTAAAACCAAACTTGTAGTCCATAGGAGAAACAAAGTCAGAGAGAATCAGGAGGTAGAGTAAGAGGTGtgaaaccatcaccacaaactcaaATATAATCTGCAGTAACTCTGCCCGGCCCCCATTTTTTCAGCTAAACTGTTGACTCACCTGTAGTTACAAGAATGTTGGCTGCCTAAACTCATTTACCTGCAAGCCTATACCTTGAGTGTTAACAGTCTTGCTCTACCAAGGAGGACACCACAGCCAGACCAGATTGTCCACACCCAATGTTGGGTTGCAGCTGCGATTTCAACCTTCCAAGATTAATCTGCACACTGCTGTGATAACTTTGGGCAAACATAAAATTTGATGGGCCTGTGTGTTTTAGTTCAAAAATATTCCAGATGGGCAAAAGGCTTTTTGACTGAATTAAGCAGAACTGGCTAATGTGCTGAGAACAGACACAGGGGGAAATCAGGGCTCATGGAGGGAAAGTGGGAGTGGGATGGGCATGATGACCAGTTTTCTGCAACATCTTGATAGCAGGAGCAGCAGCActgggaattttttttttctttaaaatataaaaatagatacagAAATACATGTTAGTGGAATTTAAGAGGGGTCTCAAGCAAAAAATGTTGAGAAACCCTGATTTATACAACTGAAGTTCAAACCACCAAGATCAATTTAATCAAGTCATTTTTCAAAATTTATTACACCATTATTTGACAAGTGATAGAAAAGCCTAATTCAGAGAAAGGATTCAGTTGTGTTTCCTGAAGAGGAAGGCAGCCACCAGAGCAGCTGAGATCAGGGCCCCAGCTGCCAACGTCACAACCAAAAGCACCTCACCTGCAGAGAATGAGAAGCCATTGGAGTCAGGAGTCACAAAACTGGATTTGGGTTTGAATAAAATCAACTCTCACCTGGAGAATAACTCAGAATCTCCTCACGAGTCTCGATAGCTTCACTTCCCACCGAATGAACCAGGTCCGTCAGATCAGCATCCAGAATGATCAGGGGTCCGAGGGAGGCATCACCCTCCCACACTGGCTCCGATTCTGCAACAATTCATTCCATCCAgttacaaacaaacaaacaaacaaacaaacaacaaTAGCCCCAACACCCAATACCACCACAACATACCCAGCTCAGATAGGACCTCTCTCCTGCCCCTGGAGTGAAGTCTTCCTCCAGATCGCAATCTCAGGTCTCTGCAATTGCCCCCATCACAACAGGCACAAACCTCACTGGATCCTTCCACTAGGGACAGGTCCAATTCAGTCACCAGGGACCATCTAAACAAGGAAGCAAGTCATTGGTCAGAATGCATCCATGCCAAAAAGAAAGGCTCACCATTCTTGGTTAGATTTCACTCACCGGTTGGCTGGCTTCTGGAAGGAACAAGCTTTGTTGACTGAATCTGGCCTTTGATCTGCTGCAGCTACTTTCAGGTGGCAAGTGATGAAGATCTGCAGGAGACACATGCACGAGTTACTCAGTGTCAAACGCTCACTGTCTCAACATCTGGTCTCCTCTTACCAAGTCCCTGTCATCCTCAAAAAAGCGGAATGCATCCAGCTTGAACTGAAGTTTATCCAGGTGATCTCGCGGTGACACGAAGGAAGAAAAGGAGTCTTCGTCTCGGCTGTCCAACAGGCAACTGGAAAGAGGGTCAGAAAAAGCTGCATCATTAAGAATGGATTCCCTCCGCCAAACAGTTATGAGAGTGACTTATGCAGCCCAGATAAAGACCTTACCCGTTGAAGTCAATAATGTTGTATCTGGGGGTGGAGTCCTGGTCTGGGCTCAGTGTAGCTACACAGTGGTCAATGTAGACCTTTAGTGGCATGTGGTTCATGGTTAAAACAGAGGCCTCGATGTGAATGAGGTCACCCAGGTGGTAGATATTGGAGGCACGCTCTGCATTCCAGTCATCTGGAACACACCAGAGAGCGCACTTTGGGTTAAATACATACAATGACAGTGtaaatagcacagaaacaggccattcagctaactggtctatgctggtgtttatgctgcacacaagcctcctcccacccttcatctaactccatcaattCCAAGGAACAGGTAAAACAGGCATGATAGACAATTGACGATCACTTACCGGTCATCAGACGCAGGAAAAATGACAGATGTCCCTCTGCCCCCTTGGTGGAGGAGAATGGGACCCAGGTGGGCTTGATTGCATTACTGCTCACTGTCCTCTTCCTGTGGGAAGGAGCAAGGCCAGCTTTACTTCCAATTCACAAACCCCCACCACCCATTGGATGAAAGGAGAGCCTGTCAATCATCCACCTTACCTGGGATAATGACACACAATAGGGACAACTGCTCCACTGGTTCTCACAATGACTCCTCCAATGTGGCTCGGCCTGTAGTACAGGTGGGTGGTGTAAGTCAGCAGGTCATCAGTCATCTGGGAGAAAATATGATCTGGTTAGGGTCAGgtacagagcaggggagttatccttgggacAAGAGAGCAGTGTTTAAAGAAACACACGTCGCTTCATAGTTCTGCTAATTAACTAGAGCCCCAGCCCTATCCAAAAACATGTTGAGATATTGTAGGCCAGTGGAAGGAAGCCTGAATTAATGTTGATGCATTTATGCAAGTACCCTTCATAcagtaaaatattccaaggcacttcactgacagatcaaacaaaatttggcaactAGCCACACACATATAGGTAGGTTTTAATGAATGTCTCAAACAGATGGcatggtagagaggcagagggatttagggagggataACTGCTTTGGTTCTCATGTTCAATAGTCACTTATGGTAAAGCATTCCAACAATCTTGGAGAATTCCTGCAAAAGGATTGTCATATTTCCTCAACCATTTCACTAGACTCTCTGAAGGCACCGCAACTGGTTGAAAAATACCTTAAACTTTCCCCAAGGCACTCTGCAAAATGAACTTCCAAATATTCAAGTAATTTCCCCAGAATTCATTCTATAAAGGGTCCAAAACTGCAAAGAACCCCAACTGGGACTCAACCAATCTCTCAAATCAAGACTAAAGCACCCTACATATAAAATAGTGCTTATTAATCTGCCCTTAACCATGTAGCTACAACCCTTCATCTCACACCCTCCACTGCTCAAAAGTCAATTAGCCTTGTACTTCAGTCCAGATGCCTAGTTTTGATTCAATCAAAATAACTTAAAAATCAGGAAACAAAACCTCCACAAGTAACCCTTCAATAAGATATTCTTAACATGAAGTCCAATCAAAACTATCATAAATGTTAAGTCAATTGATCATTACAGATTGCATAGCACAGAAACATACCATCCAGCCCAGCTGGTCTATGCTAgtatatgctccacacaagcctcctcccaggtACCTACTGCTTGCAGAAGGTTTTAGGTCAAGAATCACATTACCTTTACTGTGCTGTCACATTCATGGAGCCCATAGTGAAATAGGACAGTGTGGTTCTGAGAGTAGACCCCAGTTGGCCAACAACCTGTTGACCCCAAAGTCAGATCAGCTGCTTTAATCAGGTGCCTGGTTCCAAATAAATCCATCTGTACACTGACCAGCAGGTTCTGCTctccacactgcaccatcacagtctGCAGTGGA
It contains:
- the LOC139276794 gene encoding zona pellucida sperm-binding protein 3-like, coding for MADGFVVICSHLKKSRSVRDLVAMHCLFCESHKVTTALSLPLPVHQQQQLEGLALVCIYKKRFMQVCTEAFILRQSNIPKIYVSGNGIKASLAGNKEYPLQTCLIAPMWNSTREAQECYTESHMTIRQWFRNWDFPWSIEKATHVPPGPAFGSGFSKSEGRSVSPLQTVMVQCGEQNLLVSVQMDLFGTRHLIKAADLTLGSTGCWPTGVYSQNHTVLFHYGLHECDSTVKMTDDLLTYTTHLYYRPSHIGGVIVRTSGAVVPIVCHYPRKRTVSSNAIKPTWVPFSSTKGAEGHLSFFLRLMTDDWNAERASNIYHLGDLIHIEASVLTMNHMPLKVYIDHCVATLSPDQDSTPRYNIIDFNGCLLDSRDEDSFSSFVSPRDHLDKLQFKLDAFRFFEDDRDLIFITCHLKVAAADQRPDSVNKACSFQKPANRWSLVTELDLSLVEGSSEVCACCDGGNCRDLRLRSGGRLHSRGRREVLSELESEPVWEGDASLGPLIILDADLTDLVHSVGSEAIETREEILSYSPGEVLLVVTLAAGALISAALVAAFLFRKHN